In Drechmeria coniospora strain ARSEF 6962 chromosome 03, whole genome shotgun sequence, the DNA window cggcgagggcaacaTCAAGATCCCTTCCAACCCGGAGaacgaggccaagaaggcggAAATCCGCGAGGATGTCAACGTGGATCAGTTTGCGCGGGTGATCCGCAGGTCTTGGGAAGAGACGGTATGAGCGATGAAGAACGGACACAAGGTGGGCATCTTGGCCATTGGAGCAGGGAGGGCATTTACGCCGGTCCACGATATGCAAAGCAATAGGGCGAATGGCCGGGGCACGATGTGGGGGACCAAAATTCATCTTGGCGTTTCATGGGAACATGTCATTAAAAGCGATAGTGATCTAGAGAGGGCGTAGAATGGCAATCTTGACGATCGTATCTGGGGTAGCGGTCTCGTCCGTATCGTGAGCGAGGTCTATTGTCGGAGCAAATAGGTGGAACAAGGAATATAATTATGCTTATTATTCCTTGGACAGCTCCTCCCATTGGACACCCACCCACTCCTCGAGGTATCCTGCCACACCCTTCGCTGCTTGCCTCGGCGCACAATCCTTCTCacagacgccgacgatgacagTCCCCCACTCCATTCCCTCCAAatccatctcgtcggcctcgagctcggcgatggcaTTAGGTGTCAGCTGCACCTCGAACGTCCTCCTGGCGCCGCAGTTGCCGCAACCAGGAAGGGTGCCCTTGGCAAacttgtcggcgacggcgtccgtCTTGGAGTAGAGGAGAGGCGTGCCGGCGAACTCGTAGCGGATCACCTGGTCCGGATTCTGAGCGAGACGGTCGGCGAACTTTTGGAAGGTGGCATCCATGGATGACTCAAAGGCCTCACGGTCGAGGATGGAcggctcctcggcgtcggcgtcttcgaTGCGCACATTGGCCGGCGTCTTTTCCGGCGTTTGGTCCAGCGTTTCGTAGTCGGCCTCGGAAAGGTAGAGCGTCGGGTACGGTCGAGGCAGGGAGTCGCTGTCTGGCCAGGATTCGCTTGGAATGGGCGACGGCTGGGGCCATGTTTGGCCGGCGGGAGCGTTGAGGGAGAGGGATTCGGCAAAAGTCTTTGACAGAGTCGCGGTTGACCGTACCGAGGGCGCCTCCTTGGTGCTCTGCTCgggagcggcggccgaggagtgAGACGAGGCAGAACTAAATGGGTTCGCTGAGCCGGAGGACAGGCCGGAGGACGCATTGGATGAGTCGGTATTGCTGGCAAAGGGGTTTCCGCCACTGGCGCCGCCTCCCCAGGTCTTTGCTCCGAACAGCGATTCTCCGAGTCccg includes these proteins:
- a CDS encoding putative 20S rRNA accumulation protein 4 — encoded protein: MPIEYDSDSTEGEYTETSVLLGYASRDADEDIISKLGGRPDWIESNQAPSAALARCRGCQELMALLLQLNGELPERFPGHERRLYVFACRKSSCRRKEGSIRVLRAVRVWEDEVPAPKGTAMDVDESAVQHEKSKPTTSAASASGLGESLFGAKTWGGGASGGNPFASNTDSSNASSGLSSGSANPFSSASSHSSAAAPEQSTKEAPSVRSTATLSKTFAESLSLNAPAGQTWPQPSPIPSESWPDSDSLPRPYPTLYLSEADYETLDQTPEKTPANVRIEDADAEEPSILDREAFESSMDATFQKFADRLAQNPDQVIRYEFAGTPLLYSKTDAVADKFAKGTLPGCGNCGARRTFEVQLTPNAIAELEADEMDLEGMEWGTVIVGVCEKDCAPRQAAKGVAGYLEEWVGVQWEELSKE